The following DNA comes from Poecilia reticulata strain Guanapo linkage group LG5, Guppy_female_1.0+MT, whole genome shotgun sequence.
agacagCTTAAAGACAAACATTGAGCCATGTTTAATCAGAAACCTTTGAGTAAAATCCAATGGTTTCAGAAGTCGTATTAAACAGAGTCTCATTGTGTgtcatttaatctcagaataaattaatttcGTTCAACAAAGGCCTCGGAGGTTTGTAGAACATTATCGACCAACGCAGGGTCAGGTTTTAAATCCACATCTCAACTTCTGAACATCGCGCAGAACTCACAAAGGTTTAACCTTTAAACGCTGGACATAAAAAACCCATTcaaaaaaggcacaaaatgtttccttttttttaatccagcatTTCTCTCAGCTTGCAATGAGTGCAAACCAGAAACAtctctgacatttaaaagtaaGTCACATGACTTCGTTAGAAgaggtcacatgaccaacagGTTTTACTCCCTGGATGCAACCAGAGAAAATcattttcctccctccctgTGAGGGAGAGTGAAACGTCTGCTAGTCACGTCAACCTCTTTGACGCCTCTTTAAAACGACCCGTATTCTCtgtccaaaacacaaacatcttgGTCTTCAAAGTCGTGTCGTTTCTGCTTTAGGTAAGTGCAAACTGCTGGAACCAGGAGTTTCCTCTCCAGCAGGTTTCCAGTGGTTTTGGATTTGCTTTGCCTTTTAATAAAAGTCTATGTTGGATAGCCAAATTGTTAATTGTCTCTGGCTGCCTTTGCCTAAAAGATTAAACCTCGTTGAAGAAGCTCACAGTGAAATAAGCCTTCAGAGAGAATGTGCAGGCAGTCCATCATCCGAAAACAGGAAGAGTTTGGCACGACTGAGGCCAGTACTGTTCTCCAGATTGAACAATCTTAATGTGAGCACATTCTTAATaagtttaataaacataaatacttctgcatagattttattttttagctgtaaatgttttgtgttcCTTGTGGGTGTTGTGCAGCTAAGCGTGGCATCAAAAGACGATCAATCCTTGAACTAGGCAAAGATCTTCGCGATGAACTCCTTGAAGCGTTTGGCGTACTGCTCGGGATGAACCGTTGTGATTTCAGCTCCCGCCTGCAAAGCACAAAGAGAAGCACGGCTGACTGAAAAACAAGGAAGCAGAGGATGAAAGCCACCCTTTACGCCGGAGATGTGTCGCGTCCCCACGCTAAGCAGTCGCTTTTAAGAGCGATGCTCTCTCACCCCGTGCTTGACAGCCCTGGCAGCGTGAGCGGCTTTCTTCTTGGCATCATACTGCGTCAGCACATCAATCAGACCCATGAAGTACACCTCCCTCCTGGGAGCACCTACGAGGGAACGGTTCACGGCGTCTGTTGAGTGACATTGATGCCAAAGTGCGGCGAGCGCTCGCCATTTGCAGCTCTGCGTGAGGTGACGCTCAGGTGCCACTCACCCACGGCGCTCTGAACGGCGTACACGTCCACGTAAGGGTCGAACTCCCCGGGACCCATGGGCTTGAGCGAGCTCATGTAGCCGGCGATTCCTTCAGGGGAAGTGGAGCATGGAGGAGCAGCCGGGTCGTtttcgtcctcctcttcctcctcacagGACGACTCCACgtcgtcgtcctcctcctctctctcagCTCGCTCGGTGTCATGGATGCCCAGCAGCAGGCTGTAGTCCATGATCCTCATGCGCACGAGAAACTGAAACGAGGGAAACTTCAGCGACAGAAACCCTTTAAAAGACAGCAAATCCAGACACTAGAAGTATTCCTTTCTCACCTCGATGTCTCTGCCGAGTTTGTTCATCACCTTCTCTTTCTCCTCATCGCTCACGTAGATCTTCTGCATGCTATTCAAGAAGTCTGCGTCCTTGTATGTGGGCAGCTCTTTGACCTGAACAAACAGTGTCATGCTCCacgttttgttttgcaaaggtggcacaaagttttgtgcatttGGTGTTCTTATTTAGGTCTGCTTTGCGACAACAGGAGCGTACCATTAGCTACTGCTAAAGtggcacattaaaaaaaacaaacagatttttcatattttcaactGGCCATGCATAATCCTTAATCTCTCACTGACCATTCTTGTTTTGAATGCATAAATCAAACAGTTCTGACTGTATTCCGTCAGTAAAAGTACTGCAACCAAAACATATTGCAATAGCCCAAACTcaacacttaaaataataataaaattaaaaaaatacaaccttaAATTGAATTTAGCATCTTTAACAATTCTGTAAGTTTAACGTAGCATCTATCTGGATATTTATTCTTTATAGATCTATCAGGTTTCTTGGAACCTTTATCTGCGATCCATGATTTCCTTTTTCCCAGTGACATGAAGGAAACAACGGGACACTTCGGTCCGTTTCTCTtttcactcttcaaaatgggaaaaacaagagaacatggAATTAAAGAAAGGCAGATGTGTGTTTATAAGTCAAGAAATAGCTACGGTAGCCAGAGGGATAAACAAACGATGCAACACAAACCCAAATCGGgggtctccatagcaaccaagAGGCAATGTTTTTACATGCTAGCCACATTCAGAAACATAAGAAGCTCAATTTCCTGTCGTGAATAAACTGAACCAAGTCAGGTGTCAATAAGTTTCACCAGCAATTTAGAAGAAAACAattatataatgtttttttatcactATCACATCTACTCAAGCTAAAAGCTGGATTATTACAAATAAGTTATTATTGCAGTGAGACGGGTTtgttttaagggtttttttACTCATCATTACTAACACATACACTGCACATATAAAGACTGCACAGCTTTAATCTGATCTCaccttttctttaaaacttgCTTCTCGAGTCAGCACGGAGCCCTGAACAcggaaaaatggaaaaaagaaattagctGGAGTGTCTGCAGCTCATTTGAACTCAAATTGATATAAATTTGCACAGGCAGCTGATGCAGGTGAACaccttttaaagctttttaggGGTGAAAATGTTcactgtaattatttattttttttataaaaaggtttttatttatggtAGTAAAGCTGTATttacaaaactgttttatgttcACAATTTTACGCTGTTTGGTTTTAAACGGAAAAGTTATCACAGTATTGGATTTATTGAATacaaaatggtcaaaatgattATGGTACTTTCTTATTGGCTAGTCGTTACATTATtggaacagaaataaacttttcctTGATTATAGCTCAGGTTTCCAGAGTGTGTTGTAGATTTATGCTGTCCTGGCTGACCTCTGAATCCTCCCTCACCTTCAGGTCGTACTTCCTGTGTACCGCCAGCCTGTGGCTGAACATGTTCCTCATCACTAACAGGTAGGTGTCCTCGCTCTCCACCGTCACTCTGTACATGGCGAGGAACTGAGGGAGCAGCGTGCTGCCGTGGGAGGTGACAATATGCTGCAGGAGGACGGAGAGCAAAGGACACACATCACAGATACAGGAGGAAAGCTTTCGTCTCTGTCTCCGTGTGCCTCCTTCCATAACTTCCGTGTTAAATTAATGCCGATGCTTTCTAAATTcccactcccccccccccctaaaaACTGTGACTATATAAACATTAAcctgtttgaaaaggaaaaaatcatTCATCTCTTAGCTTTGCCAAGGAAATGAGGGATATTGAAGGGTGAGATTCTCTACAGAAACAGCTCAAAATGAAAGACAACTACTATCTCtaatatgatttaaaatttaaaattaccTACATATTATGGACGTCAGTGTCATGCAAAGGTCTTCGTtcctttccacattttatcattttacaatTTGTAATTGTTCTGTGGGGGATTTACTAGCAAAACAGTAGATGTTTAATGAATATAAAGAGATTAGGGTTTCAAACCTTCGCCtcataaaaatctgagaagtgtggcatgcttttgtatttattccGTTTTAATTGGCTTTGACTGTAATTTTAgagtcattgtcctgctggaagggaAACCtcaagttttcttccaggtttCTTATCCAGTTGGATTAGCTTCTCtttccctgctgaagaaagCATCCCTACATCATGATGCCGCCACCACCACCGCCGTGTTTCCCCACAGTGATGTTGAGTTCAAAGTGATGGGAATTGCTGCTTTTGTCCACTTGGCGTTTTGCACGTATACCAGAGCGTCAAATCTGAGTTTTCTTTCTCGTGTTTCCAGAAAACCATCCAgtacagctggatttatactgagagaCTTGTGCATTTTACACCAGATAATAATTTAgttattaaattacttttaaaggCAATTGATTCCAATTGACTTCATTTGCAGCAAAGGCagcctgtcacataaaatacgtaaaaattttgcaatttaacgagaccaaaacataaaaatgttctagGTTATCTTCCAGAACAAATGATGAAAAAGGTAAACAACTCATGCTTTTGCCAGTACCTGATGATACTCTGACAGGATGCTGTGCATTTCCTCAACCTCCTCACTGGAAATCTCTTTTACCACCAAAGTGCGGTCGTATGATGTGAGCCGCAGCCCCATGTACTTCCCCTCCTCATCTCTGAGAGGAGGACTGCGGGTCAGAGAGACCTGAGGGAGAAAGAGGTCAGCCAGCATGACGAACATCGCCACCGACACATCATTTCTCCTGAATTAGATTGCAAATTCAAAAAGcattcacagaaaaacagaacattttgtacCGACATCCTGTGTCACTTTCACACAGAGacgccattttgtttttcttgagtAAACTTAACTGCTAGTACAAAATGTTGCCCATTATCGTGCGCTAAGCTGATGCTCCCTGTGTGCTCTGAAGGAAAACTCGGTGAGCCACCTGGCACATGCAAATAAGGCACAGAGCCATGCAAATGGAGGACGTCAATAAAAAGCTGCCACAAAAGGAGGACGCTGAAAGACGTGTGAAGATCTGTTCCAGCATTGTTCAAATTACACGGTTTGTTCTTCATCTACGTATTTTTGTGCCCTGAATAATGTTGAGTTCATACCTGGTAATCTTGATCCTCGATGCCAAAGCGCTCTCGCAGGTTCCTGAACACCTGTGGGCAGTACTCTTTGAATTTAAACTGGCCCGGAAGATTCTCCCTGGGAATAAAAGCAGTTTGATCAAGCAGGACGGTGAGCCACTGTTTACCACAGTCTGTCAGAGTTTATCGATGGTGTCcactttcattattttcaagttcttgctgttttcctgtttccacaccaggtcacataaaaaaaaacacgcacacagattcacataagtaaataaagttaaagtaaCAGCCTTTCAGtctgagaaaacatttgttgttcCTCACCCCACCTCTGTTATTGAAGTCTCTAAAATAACTGCATTCCTGGATGGATTATAGGATTACAGAACAGTTACTTGGTTTTGCTGTCGGTTTTCAAGCTGAACTTTAACAAAAGCAGattgtgttttactgtaaaaatccACCATCTGAAAGTGGAAAGAGTACAGCAAACCCATCAAAATGTAGCTGTCAGCCTAAACTCACAGGCCAGACGAAGAGAGCATTATGCTCCTCCGacagctctggaggagctgcagagatccataaCTCAGGTCAGGAAAAACCGttccacaaatctgaccttacggcagaaaagaaaatatttccaagagGTTGCTCTGgtcaaatgaaaccaaatttTACCTTTTGGCTTTCAGGCAAGATAAAAAATAACGCTGTATATTACACTGAACACAGTGGTGATCGTGCTGTGGGGTGCTTTGTTACGGTTTATAGTTGAGTATGATTAACAAAGACAGAAAGTCATAGAGGGAATGATGAAGGAGAAGCAACCAGGAGTAACAAGCAAGGAAAATATAAAGTACAAGAGAAACTGGGAGAAGGTCTGACAAAGGACTAAAGGGGAACTTGGAATACAGAGGAGGTGATCACTGAAGCAAAGGATCAGGATATAACATCACTACAGCAATGGCACAGGAggcaagagaaaataaaattgaagtCAAAATGGCACTGTAAGAATTAAAGAAATGTAAgcagtaacaaaacaaaatgcaacaattaACTAGGACATTAGAACCAGAGCAACAAACTCAAGCAAATCCAAATCCTAAGACGTGTGCGTGTTCATCCAGGACACAGAGTTGGAGTTGCTGAGAAAAACAACTCGACAACTTTAAAGTTTGCCGTAAGCCATGATAGAGGTGTTGAGGACGCTGCTCTAAGATTTAAAAATCTCACTTCGGACAACATGCAAGTGTACTGGAAAGCTAACACAGTGGCACGGTGGTGGAAGCATCATTCTGAGGGGACAcgtttcttgtttcttttctaagTCGCACGAGAACTGCTGTATGTCACTAGAGTAAAAAATCCCaagtccatttatttttgtgaactCACTCATTCTACCTCTGTTATTGATGTCTGGATTCCTGAATGGATTAAGGGATTACTGAAAGGCCACTCGGTTTTTACACAATAAGTTTGAGAAGAAATCTTTTAATGGTTGCAGCTTTATAGCACAACTTCACAATGTTCTAACAAATCCCTCCTTTAATAGTTTTGCCTCACACTTTAAGGCTAAACTGCCCCTTTCTTTTGAACTCAGCTCCACAAATAAACcgtaaaatgtttgttctgctATACTTTAATTGTTAAAAGCTCTCACTGCGGCAGTATGAAACGTATATACTTTTAATGCTAGTTGGAAAGTCTTGCGTCTCTCTTaatgataaacacaaaaacacaaacggaCATCAAATCTGTGCAGCCGTAGAGGAAGCAGGGCGAGTGTTCCCACAAAGAGAGCGGAGCACATTACTTGTTGAAGCAGTGGTTCATCACTTTGATCTTCGTGCTGGCTTTGAAGTCGTCCGGGAGCAGCATGACAGGTACAGGCACCTGGCCCAGGTCATTAATCTGCGCATGATCAATGGGCGAAATGTTAATGAGCGCCACATAAACCGATCGCCGTTCAACGCAAAAGCTCGCTCGCTTGAATACCGAGTGATTGACTCCCCACACCAGGACGCTCAGCACCGGGTCGCTGGCTCGGAAGACTTTCACCTTCTGCTGCACGaagttcttcttcttcgtcttcctTTTGGGCTTCAGAGGGCCCGTGgggacggaggaggaggaggcggcgcTGGGGGAAGACATCGCGCTGTCTCAGGTTATCCGTCCCTCGGTCTGAGTGAGCAGGCTTTGCTGTTGCTCCTGTCGAGTCCTGTGTGTATGTAAAGCAGGCTGGAGTTGAAGTCCGCCTGTGGagtctcagcagcagcagcagctgaggctTTAGCTCAGTGGTTCTGTGCGGTCCAGTGACAGAGAGTGAAACAAGAGCGCAGCTCAGGGACAGTATATACTGCAATCAATGTAATTAAACATTAACTAGATTTATGTGGGTGTTGTATTTATCTCATGAATGTGCGCCTTGTAGTATTAGTATGGCAGTAACCTTAACAGACGACCGCAGTGAGGTAatttaacctgtttttttttttttttacagagacaTGGGTCTGAgcagcagtggcgcaaaaaagtgggtatgcagggtatgcaacgcataagGGTGCAGCatcagagggggcgccaaaaccccgtctggagggggcggcgcgccgatgatgttttcccatacacttcagcgcgccttacgctgcttcacctcgcgcacattgCGAGGTAAATGTActgagttttacctttcacgtatcgtcgcctcggggggcggaggcgccgatctatgttttcgcatccacctgaataatgtgtagttgcgccactgctgaGCAGAGGCGCAGTGAGGAACAGGAAGCACCGGGGCGCACCCAGCCCCCAATACTAGCACTCTACCGCCATTTGGaagtcatttaaaagtaaagcaCTGAGAAGATGCATTCGGTCTAGGTTACCctttaagaaatattaaatgtagATGTGCAATTAAGTttgaaattattacatttaaattgactAAATTactaattatttacttttttagtcaccaaaaaaagtttgatagcAAACAAATCATGagtggtttcagtttttatggcaaagtataattttttttaaatatataaaatatttatataactatattTGGGTGACGGTGAGAGAGCCAATATTCAACTACTACTACTGCTActacaaatattaaataataataaccacAGCGTTTGTGCTGAAGAACTGAGTAATGTGGCTCCATACTATAACCTCTAGTTGTGTTAacactttttacatatttttagcatttttcaacAGAGCCATGATAATGTTTAACTGGGATTACTGGGATTAACTGGCTTCATCTTTGTCACCATTTTATAATCTTACTGCTATGAAGCTGACATTGAACTGTTTTAAATCTAATGAAGAACTtctctgaggtttttttttcttttatgctccCTCTTATAATGCGTTACTCTTCTCAATTTATCAGTTGCTCCTTTTTTTAATCCGGTTCATAGAAATGATGAGCCAGATTAGGATGATATTATGCTCAGCCTAGATATTACTTATATGAATTGATACATGGTCTTTAATGCATCAAATATGCGTCAGAGGAATTCTTTTGAATTGCGGTTCAAAACTCTATCATTagatattgatattttaatatttttattatcttctaAAGGTATTCAGTGCTTTCTTTCACTTAGTCTCTTTCTCATCAGTAcgtgtttatttaaatcatctCATAGCCTCAGATGTTATCAGTAAGTGTTCTGGCTCTTCTTAGAAAGGACAGATAACACTTTCCCATATGTTAAAGTCCAATACAAGACGCTGTCTCAAACGATATGACTATCAtctataaagaaataaaattgtcaATTTTATTGCAGCCAATTGTAAAGCTGCAATAAATGCTACAGGAAACACAAGAAGCCTATAGCTACTTAGTGCATTTTTAGGCAGCTGGTTGACTTCTTGATCATGAGTCCATTTGTTTATACAGAAAagaaagatgatttttttttttttt
Coding sequences within:
- the LOC103465331 gene encoding phosphatidylinositol 5-phosphate 4-kinase type-2 gamma-like: MSSPSAASSSSVPTGPLKPKRKTKKKNFVQQKVKVFRASDPVLSVLVWGVNHSINDLGQVPVPVMLLPDDFKASTKIKVMNHCFNKENLPGQFKFKEYCPQVFRNLRERFGIEDQDYQVSLTRSPPLRDEEGKYMGLRLTSYDRTLVVKEISSEEVEEMHSILSEYHQHIVTSHGSTLLPQFLAMYRVTVESEDTYLLVMRNMFSHRLAVHRKYDLKGSVLTREASFKEKVKELPTYKDADFLNSMQKIYVSDEEKEKVMNKLGRDIEFLVRMRIMDYSLLLGIHDTERAEREEEDDDVESSCEEEEEDENDPAAPPCSTSPEGIAGYMSSLKPMGPGEFDPYVDVYAVQSAVGAPRREVYFMGLIDVLTQYDAKKKAAHAARAVKHGAGAEITTVHPEQYAKRFKEFIAKIFA